ATGGGGGGAATTCTCGAAATGATGAACAATAGATTGTTTGGATTTTGGGATAATCTTGAGGAAGGATTATTGACAGGGCTACCTCAAAATGAAGCCAAAAAGGGAGAGAATATATTTGAAGCAATTTATCGAGACCCTGATAAATTGAAAATTTTTGTACACGGAATGACAGGGGTGCAAATGGGTGGATTTATAGGATTTGCTGAAAAGTTTGATTTTTCAAATTACAAAACCCTGACGGACGCAGGAGGTTCTGCCGGAATGCTTTCCATAATGGTAGCAAAACACCAGCCGCATATAAGTTGTGTCACATTTGATTTACCTCCTGTGGAGGCGATTGCAAAAGAGACCATTCAAAAGTTTGGATTGAGTGATCGGGTGAAAACAGCGAGTGGAGATTTTTTCGCCAACCCTTTGCCTCCTGCTGACATTGTTGTCATGGGGAATATCCTACATGATTGGGACGAGGAGGCCAAATTATCTCTGATGAAAAAAGCCTACGATGCGCTTCCTGCCGGCGGTGCATTTGTGGTCATTGAAAACATTATCGATGATGATAGAAAAGAAAATGTTTTTGGGATGATGATGAGCTTGAATATGCTGATCGAAACGGGAACAGGCTTCGATTATACATTCTCGGACTTTAACAAATGGGCGAAAATAGTGGGATTCAAATCGACCAATATACTTCCATTAGCAGGGCCTACCAGTGCAGCTATCGCTTATAAATAAATATTCAAAAAGAAACGGGATAGCCGAAAACCGTCTAGAGTAGGCCAAATTTTAAACTAAAAAATAATGGAAACTTATATCTTTTGTCACAAAGTAGGGGATATCGACACTTGGCTGAAAGGTCATGCAGACAGGGTAAGATTATTCGCTCCAGCATCCAATGGATTCAGAACCTTTCAAGATACTGATGACCCAAATTCCATTGTAATTGTCATCGATACCGATGACATCGAAAAATTAGGAGCAATTATCAACGATCCAAAAAATAAACATATTAAAGATCTTCATACAGTACTGGAACCTATTACCATGTCAGTGGAAGTGAAATTATAGATAAAGGAATTAAATAGGATTCCAGAGTGGTCAACTATAATCGACAACTGGACCATTCTGAAGTTCTTACTTCAAATTGCTAAAAATGTAAACATGAAATCAGAAAAACCAGAGTACTTCTCCCTTAGACCCGAAGTAGAAAAAGCCTACGGCTATTCCCATGCCGTTAGGATTGGCAACAGTATCAAAGTTTCCGGCGCTGTCAGCATGGATGATGAAGGCGGGCCAACTGCGGTGGGCGATTTTCTCCAGCAGATGAAGAACTGCTATTCGGATCTGGAAAAGGTATTGGCACACTATGGCTGCACCTTTGACGATGTGGTGGTGGAAAATGTATTTACCACGGATATGCCAGCATTTTTAGAACATGCCGAATACCGCAATTCCATCTATACTCAGCATTTTCCTACAGGAACCTGGTTGGAAGTCAAAGGCTTGGCTTTGCCTGAATTCTTGATTGAAATCGAATTGGAAGTGCACAAAGCATAAGATCCAACTTTCCAAAAGTTCCAAACTTTGGGAATGTTAACAATCAAATTAACAATTAAAACCAGAAAGAATCCTATGAAAACACATGAAGATGATTTAAAAAATGCCACCCAAAACAGGGCTGTCATAGATGGGCTTTACAAAGCTTTTGCTAAAGGTGAGATTCCAGCAGTACTGGGTGCTATGGATCCAAACATAGTCTGGAATGAAGCCGAAGGCAATGCCTATGCAGATGGTAATCCCTACATAGGGCCTGAAGCTGTCTTGAATGGTGTTTTTGGCCGGATAATGCAGGAACATGAATATTTTAATTTGGTAGATATCGAGCTGCACGAGATGTTCAACGATAAAGTGTTGGCCACTTTGCGCTATGATGCCAAATCCAAGAACGGAAAAAGTTATAATGCCCAAGTAGCCCATTTCTGGACATTGAAAGACGGGAAAGTAGCTGCTTTTCAGCAGTATGTGGATACCAAAAAATTAAATGATGCTTTGAATTAGTGAAACCTAAATGTAAGGCATCATAAAAAACTCTAATGATATGAGGAAAATTGTTGTTGTTAGCCTTTTGGCTGTTGCAGCTATAGTTATGGCATCCGGCCTGTTGCCTGATAAACCTGCTGTTGATTTTTTGAAATCTCTGACTCAGTCTCAAAAGGACAAAACGCAGATGCCCTTCAATGACGATTCTAGAATGCGCTGGCATTATATACCTAGTTCAATGTTTCCTAGAGCAGGAATTCAGCTGAACGAACTTGATCCCAATCAGAAGTCCAAATTGGAGGAACTCCTCAAGGCTTTTCTCTCAGAAACGGGATATAATAAAACGATGAAAATCATCGATTTGGAAAATATCCTTTTGGAAATCAGTGGCGATTCCATCATGAGAAATCCTGAAAATTATTCGGTAGCATTTTATGGAAATCCTGAAAAAGACAGCTTATGGGCTTTCTCTTTCGAAGGCCATCATGTTTCCCTGAATTTTACAATCCAAAACGAAAAAGTTGAAATTGCTCCCCGATTTTTAGGAGCGAATCCAGCAAGAATTCCTTCCGGACCCAGAGAAGGTGAGCGCACGCTTCAAAAGGAAGAAGACCTGGGTTTTGAATTGATAAACTCATTATCAGAAGAACAAAGGAAAATAGCAATATTTCAGCAGGAACCATTTTTTGATATTGTTACAGGGAAATCGCCAGAAGTCGAACCTTTAAGCCCCGTAGGAATTGTGTATGGTCAGCTAAGCAGGAATCAGCAACTTATTTTTTTAAAACTTCTTGATGAATATCTATCCACCATGCCGGCCGAGCAGGCCGAAAAGAGAATGAATAGCATTAAAGATGAAGAAATTAATGAGGTAAGATTTGGATGGGCCGGAGCAACTGTCCTAGGTGAAGGTCACTATTACCGGATTCAAGGGAAATCGTTTTTGATTGAGTTTGATAATGTCCAGGATAAAGCCAATCACATTCATACTGTATGGAGAGATTTTGACGGAGATTTCGGTAGGGATCTAATTAAAGAGCATTATAAGAATTCGGATCATCATAAACATGATAAATAAAAATGCCTAAAAATGGATTGAAGTCATAAACTGCGGTATATGTCTCATTCACAAAACCAGTATCTGACAAAAGCGAAATTATAACCTTAGAAAAAACCCCATAAACCACATTTTAAAAACCATGGCAAAAAACATCACCCTTGTTCCCGATACACCAAAATCCTGGCTGATTCTATTGGCTTGGGCTTTCCTTATCCTCTTCGCAGGAAAGTTTGTCATCAATGATGCCCTTCCCTATTTCGGGTTTGATGAGGAGGTTTATGGCAGGTTTTGGATCATGAAATGGCCACTGATCGGTCATATTTCAGGGGGCCTGATTGCTTTGACTCTTGGTCCTTTTCAGTTTTGGACTGCTTTTAGGAACAAGTATATCAAAGTCCACCGGGTGATGGGCTTGACTTACCTGACTGCCATCTTTATTGGGACTATCAGTTCGGTTAACATGGCACTAACAACCGGGATAGCTGTACATTGGACCTGGGCGCTCTCATTAATTGTGTTGGCTTTGGCTTGGATATCCACCACAGGCATGGCATTCCGATTTATACTGCTGCGGCGGATTCAAATGCACAAGGAATGGATGGTCAGAAGCTATGTAGTCACTTTTGCTTTTGTATTATTCCGCTGGCTGAACAGCACCCCTGTTTTTGTGGAAATGGGAAACTTTATCGAAAGAGGTCCGACCATGATCTGGGTTTCCTGGGTCATTCCGCTTTTTGTTACTGAGCTGATTCTTCAGTGGAATAAGAAATAAATAAGAACATCATATAGGTTTTAATCCAATGCTTAGAGTTTGATTTCCAATTGATAAAAAATTTAACCACAATTTAACTCAAATAAAAATATGAAAGTTACAGCATTTGCAGCCAACGGGCCGCATGAAAAATTAAAGCCCTTTTCTTACGAAATGGGAGACTTAGGTTCTGAACAAGTTGACATCCGGGTAATCAACTGCGGCATCTGCCATTCAGATCTCAGCATGATGAACAACGATTGGGGAATGACTGCCTACCCCATTGTGCCTGGCCATGAGATCATAGGTGAAGTAGTCGCAGCAGGCAATGCCGTCAAGAATGTAAAAGTAGGGGACAAGGTCGGTTTGGGTTGGTTTTCGGGATCCTGCATGTCCTGTCATGAGTGTATGGATGGCGCACATCATCTCTGCCCCTCTGCCGAATTTACCATTGGTGGCAGACATGGTGGATTCGCAGACTATGTTCGCAGTCATTGGTCCTGGGCAATACCGCTACCTGAAGGTATCGATATGGACAAGGCCGGACCATTGCTATGTGGCGGAATCACCGTATTCAATCCCATCATTCTGGCCGGAGTCAAAGCAACTGACAAAGTTGGCGTCATTGGCATCGGAGGTCTCGGTCATATGGCACTCAAATTCCTGAACAAATGGGGTTGTGAAGTCATAGCTTTTAGCTCCAACCCTGACAAAAAGAAGTCCATTTTGGAAATGGGAGCGACAAGGGTTGTGGATTCTACCAACCCTGAGGAACTGGCTAACATCGCCGGAAGTCTGAATTTCATTCTGAATACAACCAATGTCAC
This window of the Aquiflexum balticum DSM 16537 genome carries:
- a CDS encoding methyltransferase, with the protein product MENQNNHPTPETIMKIGSGFWASKILLTAVHFEVFTKLAKNKSMTAQDLKSELGLQCTDRHFFDFLDTLAGFGFLNREGLLEKAQYVNGTEANVFLDKNKPSYMGGILEMMNNRLFGFWDNLEEGLLTGLPQNEAKKGENIFEAIYRDPDKLKIFVHGMTGVQMGGFIGFAEKFDFSNYKTLTDAGGSAGMLSIMVAKHQPHISCVTFDLPPVEAIAKETIQKFGLSDRVKTASGDFFANPLPPADIVVMGNILHDWDEEAKLSLMKKAYDALPAGGAFVVIENIIDDDRKENVFGMMMSLNMLIETGTGFDYTFSDFNKWAKIVGFKSTNILPLAGPTSAAIAYK
- a CDS encoding RidA family protein, whose protein sequence is MKSEKPEYFSLRPEVEKAYGYSHAVRIGNSIKVSGAVSMDDEGGPTAVGDFLQQMKNCYSDLEKVLAHYGCTFDDVVVENVFTTDMPAFLEHAEYRNSIYTQHFPTGTWLEVKGLALPEFLIEIELEVHKA
- a CDS encoding nuclear transport factor 2 family protein → MKTHEDDLKNATQNRAVIDGLYKAFAKGEIPAVLGAMDPNIVWNEAEGNAYADGNPYIGPEAVLNGVFGRIMQEHEYFNLVDIELHEMFNDKVLATLRYDAKSKNGKSYNAQVAHFWTLKDGKVAAFQQYVDTKKLNDALN
- a CDS encoding DUF3500 domain-containing protein, translating into MRKIVVVSLLAVAAIVMASGLLPDKPAVDFLKSLTQSQKDKTQMPFNDDSRMRWHYIPSSMFPRAGIQLNELDPNQKSKLEELLKAFLSETGYNKTMKIIDLENILLEISGDSIMRNPENYSVAFYGNPEKDSLWAFSFEGHHVSLNFTIQNEKVEIAPRFLGANPARIPSGPREGERTLQKEEDLGFELINSLSEEQRKIAIFQQEPFFDIVTGKSPEVEPLSPVGIVYGQLSRNQQLIFLKLLDEYLSTMPAEQAEKRMNSIKDEEINEVRFGWAGATVLGEGHYYRIQGKSFLIEFDNVQDKANHIHTVWRDFDGDFGRDLIKEHYKNSDHHKHDK
- a CDS encoding DUF2306 domain-containing protein — its product is MAKNITLVPDTPKSWLILLAWAFLILFAGKFVINDALPYFGFDEEVYGRFWIMKWPLIGHISGGLIALTLGPFQFWTAFRNKYIKVHRVMGLTYLTAIFIGTISSVNMALTTGIAVHWTWALSLIVLALAWISTTGMAFRFILLRRIQMHKEWMVRSYVVTFAFVLFRWLNSTPVFVEMGNFIERGPTMIWVSWVIPLFVTELILQWNKK
- the ahr gene encoding NADPH-dependent aldehyde reductase Ahr gives rise to the protein MKVTAFAANGPHEKLKPFSYEMGDLGSEQVDIRVINCGICHSDLSMMNNDWGMTAYPIVPGHEIIGEVVAAGNAVKNVKVGDKVGLGWFSGSCMSCHECMDGAHHLCPSAEFTIGGRHGGFADYVRSHWSWAIPLPEGIDMDKAGPLLCGGITVFNPIILAGVKATDKVGVIGIGGLGHMALKFLNKWGCEVIAFSSNPDKKKSILEMGATRVVDSTNPEELANIAGSLNFILNTTNVTLDWNSYLTVLAPKGKFHNVGAVLEPLAIPAFTLITGEKSVAGSPLGSPALTRTMLEFCVRHDIYPITEEFPMAQVNEALEHLESGKARFRIVLKN